In Setaria italica strain Yugu1 chromosome IX, Setaria_italica_v2.0, whole genome shotgun sequence, the genomic stretch GGATGCCgcgctgggcagcacgcggcgggtTGAATCATGAAATGGCCGCAAACGTGTTATGCTTTGAGAGCAGATTGTAGGGGTGACTGAACAGAAGAGGCATTGCGTTGTGAGGATTGCATACCAACTTGATCGTGAAATCTTGTAGACTGCTGCACAAAATGCTGGACTACGACGAGACCAAATCCGGGTCTGTGCGAAAGCGGCCCTTGGAGCACCCGTACTTCAACGAAGGTCAACAAGGAGCTGTACTGAAGCGATNNNNNNNNNNNNNNNNNNNNNNNNNNNNNNNNNNNNNNNNNNNNNNNNNNNNNNNNNNNNNNNNNNNNNNNNNNNNNNNNNNNNNNNNNNNNNNNNNNNNNNNNNNNNNNNNNNNNNNNNNNNNNNNNNNNNNNNNNNNNNNNNNNNNNNNNNNNNNNNNNNNNNNNNNNNNNNNNNNNNNNNNNNNNNNNNNNNNNNNNNNNNNNNNNNNNNNNNNNNNNNNNNNNNNNNNNNNNNNNNNNNNNNNNNNNNNNNNNNNNNNNNNNNNNNNNNNNNNNNNNNNNNNNNNNNNNNNNNTCGGTCGGTCTGTCGCGGGGTGCTGGCGCTGGCTATGGCCGATCTGGTGGTGTTgtgaccggcgggcggcgcaggtggtggcggtgggggctcgggcgggcgcggtggtggcgttgggggctcgggcgggcgtggccgctagcgccgcggtaggggacgccggcggcggggcggggccggaggcggcaggcgcaggggaagggccgacggggcggccggcagcaccgacgccgacgctggcgccgggcacggcgtggaccgagcaggggtggggccggaggcgccaggcacaggaaaggaggaagaaggaaggaggaggaaggagaagaaggaagaaggggtatttggctgccattgagaggagtaatgaggggtaaagttgtcaattacaacctaaggtgttaaattttaacagatcatccaaacacctcaagatactaaagtttaacacctttatttgagggtgttaaagtttaacaccctgttaaattttaacacgcccttcccaaacagggccttaataaCATCATAACATTGCCccttttttaaagaaaaaagcAATTACTCAATTCAACATAAAAGATTTGGTTGAACGCGAGACAAATAAAAGAGTTCCCGATCGCATCTCCACTCCAAACGAATGACCAACAACAACATGAAGCCTTAGAAAAGAAGActtaaaaaaaacaatacaaTGTGCTAATGTACCGACACTGTTGAAGCGAACAACATTAGAAAAAACTCATGGGGCCAGTTCCAGGTGAGCACCGCGaccttcctcttctttgccAGCCTACCACGCGCCGCACGCTCCCGGCTCCCCCCGCCGCGTCAGCACGCGGCTCCTCCCTCCCGGCCGGGCCGAACAACCCCGACGAACCGGTCCCAGTCTCCTGTCGCTGTCCCCGTTTCTCCCCTTCTTCCAttccgtcccgtcccgtccggTCCATCTCCTTCAAAACCCCAACGCTGCCTTAAACAATTTCAAAACGTGAAGCTCTCCTTCACGTCGTCTCCGCGTCCGGCACCCACCcaacgacgcggcggcgaatcgccgccggcgaccgcctcctccgcgcccccgccggcggtCCGCTGCGGCAGCAATGGCGCTCGACCTCGCCGTCGCGGGCTCGGCGGCCCGCAAGGCCGAGGTCCAAACCCTAGCACCCGTGCTGCTTATgggcccgccgcctccaccgccgatcCCGCCGACGTCGGGGATGTACCTCCCGGGCCCCCCGCCCCCGGGGGTGCTCCTGCCGCGCCCGATCCCCATGCCGCTCACTCGCGAGGTCATGGTGCACATGGACGAGTGCCGGAGCCGCTCCCTCCTCAAGGTGAGCGCCGCGGCTTAAAGCTCGCAGGCACGGCTTTCCCTTACGGTGTAATTCCGTGTGGATTCGTGGTTGATTTTGGGAACTGACATTTTTACGAGGTCAGTTCATTTCCGACGCGGCGATTGTGCCTTCGCTGGAGGACGAGCAGAGGAGGGAGCGGGTGGTACACGAACTCGGCAAGGTATTGGGGGTTAGGGTTTTGGGCTTAAAGGTTTCTGCTTGCAATGTTGGCTAGAATTTATGTTTCAATCTGATGGTGGTTGTTGCAGATAGTGATGGATTGGGCAAAGAGGGTGGCGTACGAGCAGGGGAAACATCACTGGATAACATCAGCTGCGGTGTTGACCTTTGGCTCCTATGCCTTGGGGGTAAGGGATGATGCCAAATTTGTGCACAATTTCTTGAAATTTTTTATGATGATGTGACATCCACTTGATATAATTGGTCATGGCATTGATATTTAGAATGATCTGTAGTGTCTGTGTTGCATTTACTTATCTTCTGTATACAATGTTCTATCTAAGGACATTTATAGTTACTGAAATCGATAACGATAATCTTCAATTGCTCGGTATGTGTCTTAAGGTGATCATATAAACTTTTTGAATTGCTCAGCTAGACACGCGGTACTGTTAGTTTTATACAATATCACTCCCCAAGTTGGATCTTCTGTGCAACTGTCTGTTGGAGTTGCATACTTGCATATGTGCCATGATCGTTTTAGTAAAGAGCGTCTCTTGCATTGATAAATCTGCCAATTATTACGACTTTGATACTGTTTTAGTGAAGCAAAATGACGACCATTTAGCtcctctgtttttcttttgtttgttttcTGGGCTTGCCGAGTTAATGATCTGGTAGAACAATCTGTCTGACTGCAATTCTCTTATACAATCGATATAAGGCCAATGATCTGTAGCGCAATCATAATGTGTAGTTGTGATTTTAAGAGGAGAATGCTACTGGTCATATGGTGGAGATTTGGtactccctccagtcacaaAGAAGTTCAATTTGGGGCATCTACATGGTCTCCAAAACACTTCTACCCAAAAACTGTGTTGCAAATATCGAATCTCAATGTTCAAAAATATATAGCTGGCCAACGTTTAAAAAAGTTGATTGTGTGTAAACCAAAATGACATATTTGTATGACTTGGAAGGAGTATGGAAGATTGCTTATTGAAGTCTTCTTCTATGGTTAATAGCATGCATGAGCTTGTATAAACTGCATGCTTTGAAAGCCTTAACATAAGTTTAATCCAGACAAGTAAGTAAGGGATTTAGAAAGAGCTGCTAAATATGATTTCTGTATTGTTAACTATATGAAGGTTTTCAAGAACGAGAATGATACTTGTGTATAGAATGGTTTGTTTTGCATTTTCCAAATCATTGTTACCATGCCATCATTTTGTTTTCAAGTTTCGAGACCTTGATTCAATTTGTCTTTGATAGTTTCATTGCATGTAAATCAGCTGGCCGGTTAATGGAAGGATTATAATTTGAGTTTGCCCGCATATATTTTATAGTTTATAGTACTGTTTCTGTTATCATCCCTTTGGATTTTCTGCTTTATCTTACCCGACAAACCTTGACAAAAAGTTTTCTACTTTGAAGGCATATGGACCTGAATCTGATATAGATGTTCTCTGTGTCGGCCCCTATATTGCATCACTGCAAGTGAGTATcaattttgtatttgtttttgCTGACTAATTTTGAAATTTGCTCAGAAAAGTGTTCATGTGTTGATTTGCAGCATCATTTTTTTGTTGTCCTGCGACACATGCTTGAAGGGAGGCCAGAAGTATCAGAATTGCATTCAATCGAAGGAGCTAAGGTTCCATTGATGCGTTTTAAATTCAACGGAATTTTAGTCGATTTTCCTTATGTCCAACTCCCAGTGATCAATGCTGCAGAGGTAAGCATCGCGGTCTTCCGGTGTTTGTTTACTACCTTATATTACATGTGTTACATTTGGTCATTTCATGGAATTTGTATTTCTAGTTTTCTTGGAACATCTTTTCTCTGCCCATCCTGTAACATTATCCTTTCATTTTGGTCATGCTATACCTTTGTTAAGCTATTGCTTGCTATAACTTGTGGTAGCATATAGTGAGGCATACGTAATATCTTTTGAAAGCTACGTCTAATTATGAAGAACTAGGTTTCCCTCCAAGAAATTTCAGTCCAGCAACTTAATGAGTTGTACGTTACTACATTTATATCAGCATGGTCTGGGTCTTTCATGTAATTGAGTAAAGCATGGTAACATTTGTGAAAGCTATTTTTATTGTCCTTATGCCTATACTACACAACGACTTTATCTTCCCTGGTCTGTCATGTGATTTTTACTATTAGGTTGAAGTCATTTAACTATTGGTCAGTTTGTAGACAAGAGATGTTGCACATGATATCTGGTGCTTGTTTTAAGTCCTCACAGGCTGTACACCGTGCAGGCTATTCATGCATTTGATCCCCGTGTGCTAGAGAATGTTGATGGGGCAAGCTGGAAATGTCTATCTGGAGTTCGTGTTAATAGACAAATCATTCAATTGGTTCCTAATATGAAGGTCTACAATAACCTAATTAGATTTATTCACATTCTGTTATCCTTCTTCATTTATTTGATTGCACTCTGCGCCTTTTTATATTTCAGACCTAATGTTGTCTCCCATTGTATCACTCTGTTCCTTATATGCATTCTGTTATATTCCTCAGTTTGGTATTGGCTAGTGTGTTTTTGTCAATGCTGAATCAAATGTCCTTTGCTTTGCTATTACTGTTAGACTCTGTTATACACTTATACTTTTTATAAGTTCTTTAAACCTTTCTTGCTACCATGCTTCCTATGACCGTTAGACTCTGTTATATTTTTTATGAGTTTTTCAAACCTTTCTTGCTATCACGTTTCctgttctaatttttttttccttttatgggGTAAATCAATGCAGAAGTTTCAATATCTGCTGCGGTGTCTTAAACTATGGGCAAGAAAAAGAGGACTTCATTGCCATGTAGGTGATTTGTCTACAGTTGCTTATGATGTTGtcttttattttctactactGTGCTGTTAATGATTGCCTGATGGTATTTTCAGCTACTTGGATTCTTCGCTGGAATCCATTTGGCGATTCTTGCTGCATATGTTTGTCGCAGACATCCAAATGCTAGTATAAATAGTCTGCTGTCTTTGTTCTTTGAAATTTTTGTTCATTGGCCTTGGCCTCTCCCAGTGAGTTTGCTTGAACCGCCAGCTCTTTGTCGGGGTGCTGATGGGTGCTCTCTCATGCCCATAATGTTGCCCTGTATTCCACAAGAATTTTGCTCCTCTAGTACGACAGAAAGTACTTTCAGCAAAATCAAAGAAGAACTTCGGCGTGGTTATGCTTTGACCAAGGTATAGCTATTCTTGCTAgggttttatttaattaatgtcctctctctctcaaagtCAATTCCTTGTTTATATTTCCACTATCACACCATGCTGGAATTCAATATATGAATTACTAGAATACATACGTTGTGGAGTTGAGGAGACTTGAGTTGCCATATCATCATGCATTTCAatacctcccccccccccccccccttttcctCTTTTGCTGAATTGCCATATTACATATTTAAAATTGGTTGAGATCCCAAGTTATTTCCTTTGTAGCACTTTGTTACGAGCTACTGAGTAATTTAGATCTGAACGGATTGTTTCTTATTTTCAGGTTGGCTCTTTTAAATTGTtaatttccttctttttttcttttgtgtggTCACCTATTCATTTTCTCTTGATAGGAAAGAGGTTAACTGGTTTTGTTTCCACTGAGAAATTGAAAGCTCATTGATATCTTATAATGCCATTTCCTGCACATGTGAGCTTCGTGCATCCCAGGGTGGACATGACTCCTCCCTGCACAATAAATTTCTCATTTATCAACAAGACACATCCTCATCATTTAACTATTATGCTGCAAGTCTTTGTGCTAAATGTCGAACAGTTTTCATTTCACTCGCCTCTGTTATTGATGCAATGTAGATGGCTTGCATGTTCTCCCTGAGTGGCAGATTGATATTATCTCATTTGTTTCTTCCACAGGATACCAGAACTACTGATTTTGACTGGAGTTGGCTCTTTGCACCGTTTCCATATGGTGCAAGATACAAATGCTTTCTCCGCATAGTTCTCTCTGCTCCGATGGCTGAAGAATTACGTGACTGGGTTGGATGGGTGAAATCACGATTCCGCAACCTTATTCTCAAGGTTTACCTGTTCTTAAGCATGTGTACTTTTGTTCTTCACATTTCTGGGTTGTGTTAATGCTGATCTTGAACTCTCCTAACTGATGCTCTGCAGCTGGAGAGTCTTGGTGTTTTCTGCGACCCAGATCCATCGGAGCAAGTTGATCATACCATCAATGAGCCAAATGTTGTATTCTTCTGGGGTCTCATGTacagaaggagtattcaaataTGCTCAAGTTCTCTCAAAGAAGACTTCATGAAAAGTGTATTTAATAACATCTATGGAAAGGAAAAATGTGCCCATTCAGATATCACAATGTCCATTGTTGGGCCTCCCCAGCTGCCTAAAAGTGTTTTCGATCACTCAGTTTACTCAGAGAAGCTGCCACCACATATGATGGCGCACCAACTAATGAAGCAGAGCTACAATGCAGTCAGCTAGGGCTCCAATGTCATATTGCCCGCGAGCTTCGTTTGTGAATATGAGAACAGTGAGAAGCCGATGTTGAGGGGTTTTCAACATCAGAACTCAGAAGTTTTGGCTGTTTTTTTAGATGTAGGGGCTTGTTCATGCCTCTGGCACAAGGAACGTGGAAGTTTTTTCATGGAGCTGGATGTTGAGAGCTGGATTTTTCTTCAAGCATCCAGCACAAAATAGGGTCATCCGAGCGACTTATTCCTGTTCTGAGGCTTGCGCAGGTACATGTATATTCATGTACACAGCATAGCAATTGGTATACAAGTAGCAGGGAGGTACCATATAGCTGTATGTACACTGTAGGTGTAATGTTTGTACCCAGCAGCAAAAATGTGTAAATTGCTTCCTGTTGTTAGAGATGCTGCTGGGCAGTGGGCACAGATGTGGATGTCGATATGGAGGGGTTGTGAATGGTAGCTATCCATTCTAGGTCAATATGAAAGTGTTTTGGATCGATATGATCCACTTTAGCTGTTGTAggatgccaaaaaaaaaagcttttgTCTGTCCTACTGATCAAGAATTCATTGTAATGATCATGactttgaagaaaaaaaattgtgtacCCAAGCATCAAGTCTAGTCAAATCTTGATGTTATTGTGGCCAATGTTATTTCCCTTATCTGTATTTTATTCTAGTGTTGTCGAAGATGCAAGATTGGAATACACATTTTTGGTTTGTGACTGAACCAATTTTTTGCCTAAGTTTGGAGCCCATTTGGGTGCATGCCAAAATTTGGTAAGCTTGTCTCCTTGGTCATGCCCTATGCATTTCTGGACTATCAGTGGCCAAGTTGTGAGCAATATAATTTTGGATGCGTACATATGAAGCAAGACCTGTATGCATGGGACACGTACTGATTGCATCCCTGAGTATGCTCGTAGCCTCGTACCTGTATCCTAATGGAAAGCTATAACAGGATCATGCATTTCGCTGTGGACAGTAGTTGTTCTCTTGTGGACTACCACAGTGAAGCACAGTAGCCTCGTGGAACATAGTAATAACAAGTTTCGAGAATTCACATCTACCAAAACTTATCAAACTGTCACCAGCTCCAGTTTCAGGTTCCGTAAGCAATTAAGCATAGCATGCTTGACAACTCGAGACTGACCAGTGACCAGCACAGGCAACGACCATTGCCAAGGGAAGTTACAGTTTGGGCGAAACAGGCTGAAGTAGTGGGATGCCACAAGTAATACATACTCCGAACTACGAAGACATTAGAATTTGCTACCAAAGACCACTGGTTTTAATTTGCCAAAATTCGATTCTTCTCAATTCACGAATAAAAATTTACCGATATTGACTATAGGCCTTGCACTTGGACGGACAAATTCCTTCACAACTAATTTAACCTACTTGCCATCATTTTAAAACAACTTTCCTGGTTTATACCCTGTTCGGGAAAAGATTTTCTTCCTCGTGGTTAGTAGGAACGTTTTAAATTCTGTCCAAACGCAGCACAGGATGATCGCTTCACTACTGCGCTGGCAAATTTAGGCAATTACCGAACAGGCAATCCTCTTCCGTGTACAATTGCTCGTATGACACGAGCAAGGCCCTAGTGTGACAATGCTTATCCTTTGGTCTGGATGGTAACCAATGCATAGCGCCTAGACGAGCTTGTGCAttgttgaatttttttatttttttattttttttatttttttcgattttgcagaaatatatagtcgaataaaaaatttgcagaaatgggCTTATACTGCTGGTTGAAATGGCGGTACGGCCTTACCGCCAGTTGAAACAGCGGTAAGGGCCTAGCACCTTAACTGTCACCCAGCGGATAAGCTCCGCGCGCCACCCGAGGAAGCTCCGCCGTTTGAATtggcggtaaggcccttaccGCCGATTCAAACGGCGGGGCTCGCCCACCATATAAGgtgcgcccgcgcccctcccctccctcgcaCCAGACCGCGCTAGGGAGAGCGCCAGCgctagaaaaagagagggaacgctagagaaagagaggaaaggaaagaagggaagaaaaaaagaaggagaggagaggaggaggaggaggcgggaaGAAGGGGGAAGGAAATTCTTCCGTCGTTCCCAGGTAAATTTTATTAATCTCGTAGTTTAGATAGTGTCGTGTAGTGactagatctagatttagaaatattagtggatctgagatttagaagTAGCTAGTTAATCTGAGATTTCGAAACATTTAGCTGAATTCAGATGTAgcaaaatgtagcttagttagcATAATAGATTTAGCTTAGACCGTAAACTAGATTCAGCTTCGGTGGTATAGTAGAATTAGCGTAGGTGGTATAGTATATTTACCTTAGGTAGTACAATAACTTTATTTGAGATCACAGTAAATTTAAGAAAtcttagtggatctgagatttagaaatatctggtggatctgagatttattTGTTGTCTATATTAGTTTTGGTACAAGCCTATGATAAATGTAGTTAGTAAGCTTGGTTTAGTattacatagttgtttgtttattgaatTGAAGTCGTTATTGTAGTTAACTGATATATATTGCTGAGATTAATTTGGATTGcccgtttcatgtatgttgGCAGGCATGTCGAATAGTTTATAttttcaagtgttctatgggctgggggaggttagatatggtctaGAAGGGGTAGATCTGAGTGGATTTCCCTGTTtcaccaagtgtgttccaagagcaagagagagaactttGGGGAGGTATTTGCAGGTGGCTTTGTAGGGACCTTggtgttgatagagatcaagtggatgtgtCTGTGAGAGTTGTAGTCAAAAGACAGCCCGACATAAATTTTTGGGAGTTGCTTCCGCTTGAAGGAACTTCGAGCTACCGGGCTTACATAAATGGTTGCACGAGAAAAAGTTTACCGATCATATGGTATGTTTAACTGTTCATGAagggtggatctagcagtcataTTGAAGAAGTAGGAGGTGATGAAGTTGAAGCGAAAGAAGATGTGCAGAGTACTGAGGGTGGAAACGAAGAACTTGAGGGCGATGAACGAGAAGGGGAAGATGCAGAGAATGATGTTGCATCCCGCGCACCAAATGggaaggctgatgagagggaagAATTTCCTGAGTTAGTAGAGTAGCTAGagatggaaggagaggaggcgaATGGTGCCGTGGATGGTGACTCCTCTGATGAGGAAGATGGTTATCCTGTACCGCGAAATTGGTCAAATTATAACCATTCCGCCCTACAGGTGAATAATGGGGAAAATGTTCCTTGGGAGTACGGGGAGAATGAGGTATGTGTGGGGGCTTTGTACCAAAGTGGGGATGAagtgaaggtggctattaagaGATGATCCACTTTGTCTTTGCAGCGTCAGTTtaggttcgtctcgcgaattagcctcttgtaattagttttataattagctcatattcaATCCTTCTAATCagcctccaaatatttgatgtgacatgaattttagttcggactaaagatccaaacactcccGAAGCATACTTCATGGTGTGGCATTTTAAACATAGAATATTACTCAACACACTCTGCCCTTCTGTTCGACGTCCCTGACAAGAAGAGGCCACATGAGTATCCCGGCTAGGCATTAGGGGCCTATTTAGCTTccacgtgctaaactttagcatctatcCCATCGAATACTAATtacgagtattaaacataatttaattataaaattaattacatagatggagtctaattcgtgagacgaatctatcaaggctaattagtccataatttaatAATGTGGTggtacagtaaccatttactaatgattgattaattagccttaatagatttgtctcacgaattaaccAGGaatttgtacaattagttttataacaaactcatatttaatcctcctgaTTACCGTAGGAACATCGTCCGATTAGAACATGTTATCCAAACAGCCCGTGCCAGAACCAGACAGCAGACCAGGGGCAACGGAGCGGGGCGCCGCGCCGGGGCCAGTTCAGTTGAGCCCtcgtttacttcacccccaattCCCAACTTtagtactatgcaaaaagaagatttttcatcacatcaaacttgcggtacatgcatggagtactaaatgtagatgaaattaaaaactaattgcacagttttgttgtactttgcgagacgaatcttttgagcctaattagtcaatatttggacaataattcacaaatacaaacgaaacgaaacgctacagtgtgctacagtgacCAGAGTCCACTCGAGTGGTCCATTGACCACCCGCGGACCCCGCCTCGA encodes the following:
- the LOC101774058 gene encoding nuclear poly(A) polymerase 3 isoform X1 — encoded protein: MALDLAVAGSAARKAEVQTLAPVLLMGPPPPPPIPPTSGMYLPGPPPPGVLLPRPIPMPLTREVMVHMDECRSRSLLKFISDAAIVPSLEDEQRRERVVHELGKIVMDWAKRVAYEQGKHHWITSAAVLTFGSYALGAYGPESDIDVLCVGPYIASLQHHFFVVLRHMLEGRPEVSELHSIEGAKVPLMRFKFNGILVDFPYVQLPVINAAEAIHAFDPRVLENVDGASWKCLSGVRVNRQIIQLVPNMKKFQYLLRCLKLWARKRGLHCHLLGFFAGIHLAILAAYVCRRHPNASINSLLSLFFEIFVHWPWPLPVSLLEPPALCRGADGCSLMPIMLPCIPQEFCSSSTTESTFSKIKEELRRGYALTKDTRTTDFDWSWLFAPFPYGARYKCFLRIVLSAPMAEELRDWVGWVKSRFRNLILKLESLGVFCDPDPSEQVDHTINEPNVVFFWGLMYRRSIQICSSSLKEDFMKSVFNNIYGKEKCAHSDITMSIVGPPQLPKSVFDHSVYSEKLPPHMMAHQLMKQSYNAVS
- the LOC101774058 gene encoding nuclear poly(A) polymerase 3 isoform X2, with the protein product MALDLAVAGSAARKAEVQTLAPVLLMGPPPPPPIPPTSGMYLPGPPPPGVLLPRPIPMPLTREVMVHMDECRSRSLLKFISDAAIVPSLEDEQRRERVVHELGKIVMDWAKRVAYEQGKHHWITSAAVLTFGSYALGAYGPESDIDVLCVGPYIASLQHHFFVVLRHMLEGRPEVSELHSIEGAKVPLMRFKFNGILVDFPYVQLPVINAAEKFQYLLRCLKLWARKRGLHCHLLGFFAGIHLAILAAYVCRRHPNASINSLLSLFFEIFVHWPWPLPVSLLEPPALCRGADGCSLMPIMLPCIPQEFCSSSTTESTFSKIKEELRRGYALTKDTRTTDFDWSWLFAPFPYGARYKCFLRIVLSAPMAEELRDWVGWVKSRFRNLILKLESLGVFCDPDPSEQVDHTINEPNVVFFWGLMYRRSIQICSSSLKEDFMKSVFNNIYGKEKCAHSDITMSIVGPPQLPKSVFDHSVYSEKLPPHMMAHQLMKQSYNAVS